One Thioclava sp. ES.031 genomic window, CAATGTCGGAAAGGATATCGAAGATCGGACCGGGCGTGGAGCCGCCGGGCACCGACAAGGTCGCGCGGCCCTCGTTGTTGATCGACGCGCGCAACTGGCTCGCGATGCGATCCGCGAGCCCCATCATCAGCATCTCGCGATCTGGATAACTCTCAAAGTTCATTCGCGAATCTCCCGCCAGCGGCGTCCGTCGCGATGCATCAGCATCAACGCGTCATCGGGCCCCGACGCGCCGCTGTCATAGGTTTGAGGTTTGTCGCCGCGCGCCTCCCAGCCCTCGATGATCGGGTCGGTCCAGGCCCAGGCCGCCTCGACCTCGTCGCCGCGCATGAACAGCGTCTGGTTGCCGCGGATCACGTCCATGATCAGGCGCTCATAGGCGTCGGTGATGTCGGCCTCGTCGCCCAGAGCTTCCGCGAAGGACATATCGAGCGGCACCTGAACCAAGCGCATCCCGCCCGGCCCCGGCTCCTTGATCATCATCTTCAGGTTCATGCCCTCATTGGGCTGCAACCGGATCACCAGCACGTTCTCGCGCCACTCGCCCTCGGCGTCGTCGAAGATCTGGTGCGGCGGCTCCTTGAAGGTGATCGCGATCTCGGAGGTGCGCGCGCGCAGCCGCTTGCCGGTGCGCAGATAGAAGGGCGTGTTCACCCAGCGCCAGTTCGCGACATGGCATTTCATCGCGATATAGCTCTCGGTCGTCGACTCCGGGTCCTCGGCATCTTCGAGATAGCCGGGCGCATCCTTGCTCGCCGCGTATTGGCCCCGCACGATATCGGCGGGCTGGACGGGCTGGAGCGCGCGGATCACCTTGAGCTTCTCGTCGCGCACCGCATCGGGGTCGAAGTGGTAGGGCGGCTCCATCGCGATCAGGCACAGAAGCTGCATCATGTGGTTCTGGACCATGTCGCGCATCGCGCCCGACTTGTCATAATACGACCCGCGACCGCCGACGCCGACCGTTTCGGCCACGGTGATTTGCACATGATCAACAAATTGGCTGTTCCAGAGCGGCTCGAACAGGATGTTGGCAAAGCGCACCGCCATCAGGTTCTGCACCGTCTCTTTGCCGAGATAATGGTCGATCCGGTAGATCTGCGTCTCGTCGAAATACTCCGCCAGCGCCGCGTTGAGCGCCTTGGCCGAGGCGAGGTCGCGCCCGAAAGGTTTCTCGACCACGATCCGCGCCTCCGGCCCCGCGATACCGCGCGTGTGCAGGCGCTCGGCCAGATCGCCGAACAGCGCCGGCGCGACCGAGAAGTAGAACGCATTGACGGTGTCGCCGCGGACTTTCGACTTCAGATCGTCCCAGCCGCCATCGCCTTTCGCGTCGATCGCGACATAGTCGAGCATCGGCAGGAAACCATCCAGCGCGCCTTCGTCGTCGCATTTACTGCCGCCGAATTCGGCGATTGCGGCGCGGGTCTGATCGCGGAATTCCTCTGCGGTCATCTCCGAGCGCGCAGCCCCGATTATGGTGGATCCTTCGGGAATTTGTCCGGCGCAATAGCGGCGAAACAGGCCGGGGAGAATTTTGCGATTGGCGAGGTCGCCAGTGGCGCCGAAAATCACCAGGTCGAAACGATCGACGGGAATGACGCGCGAAACCATGGGCTGCTCCGTGTTTGGGGTCCGTTAGCGCTAACGACCCCCTTTTACTCACCTTACCTGAACAAGTCTAGCATGGGAGCGACATGAGACAACGCGAGGGCGCGGATTAAGCGCCCTCACGCGAGAGAAACGCCTCAAGCGCCTGAATTTCCGGCACGATTTCTTCGGCCATACCTTCTGCGAAAGTCATGAAATCGGCGCGCGTTTCGGGCGGAACGGACAGAAGCACCGGAAAATCGGAGGCCATCGCCTGCGCGATCAGGTCGCGACACCCGCGCCCTGCGGCCTCCTGTTTGCCGAATTTGTTGAGGATCACGATGGCACCCGGCTGCGCCATCTCAAGCGCATGGCCGACCTGTGCGACGACCTCTTCGAGCGCGCCTGCATCGAGCGAACAGGCCCCCGCGCCCTGCCCCAGATCCTGCGAGATCGTGCGGGTTTCGCCCTCGGGCAAGAGGCGCAGATGCATCTCGCACTCGAAGCGCTGCGGCACCTCTGCGCGCACCATGCCGATCACGTCGCGCCCCTGCGACAGCAGCCTGTCGGCGAGCTGGGCAAGGAGCTTGTCGGCCGCGCCGCGCTCTTGGCATGTGATGAACCCGATCATTGCGCCTGTTTGGCGAGGCTTTCGCGGGCGGTCAAGGGGCCACACCCCGACACGCGTCGCGAGCTCACGCCGCCAGCGCCTTACCGAAACGCGGCAGACGCGCGCGTTTCATCAGCGCCCGGATCGGCTGCGGCTCGCCCGACAGGCGCTCGGCCTCGGCGCGCACGGCCTCGGTGACGGCACGCATCTGCTCAGGATGTTCGGACAGAAGCTGCCAGAGGAAGCCGTCCGGATCGCGCCGCTCCAGCCCCTCGCCCGCCAATGTGCCGCGCGGAAAATCCTGCGCGTTGAAGGTGAGGATCGCGTCGGCACTGCCCGCAATCGCTACCGCCAGCACGTGAAGGTCATTCTCGTCGGGCAGCACCAGCCGCGCCTCGATCCCCGGCTGGGCGGAAATCTCGGCCTTCGGGAACCCCGCACGCAAAAGCGCGATTTCGCCGCGTGCGATGGCCTCGTCGGCAGGCGCGCGACGGGCCGCCGCGCGCGCCCATTCCTCGAGAATCCGCGCCGACCAGAGCGGACGGTAGAGCCCCGCCTTGGCCGCCCCGATCAGGATCTCGCGCAGCACCGTCGGGTAGAGCACGCAGGCATCGAGCACGACCCGCATCAGTCGAGCCGGAAGAACAGGGATTTCAGATAGCCCGATTCCGCCAGCTGCGGCAGCATCGGGTGATCGGGCCCGGCATAGCCGGTATGGATCAGCTGCGCCGACCGCCCCGCCTTGCCGATACCCCGTGTGCAGGCTGCGCGGAATTGCGACAGATCGGCAGCGTGCGAACAGGAGCACAGCACCAGATAGCCGCCCGGCTCGACCAGCGGCGCGGCCATGCGCGCGATCCGCTCATACGCGCGCAGCCCCGCCTGCAGTGCGGGCTTGGCGGGCGCGAAGGCGGGCGGGTCGCAGATCACCAGATCGAAGCGCTCCCCTTCCCGGCCCAAAGCGTCGAGCGTGTCGAAGGCATCGCCCTGACGCGTGGCGAAGCGGTCCGCCATGCCCATCGCGGCCGCGCCCTTGGTCGCAAGATCCAGCGCCGGGGCCGAGGCATCGACCGACAGCGCCGACGTCGCACCACCTGCCAGCGCGGCCAACGCGAAGCCGCCCACATGGGAGAACACGTCGAGGACCCGCGCGCCCTCGGCCAGCCGTGCGGCAAAAGCGTGGTTCGGGCGCTGGTCATAGAACAGGCCCGTCTTCTGCCCGCCCATCAGGTCGGCAAGGTAGATCGCGCCGTTCATCGGCACCTCGACCGGCGCCTCGATCCCGCCGCGCAGGGTGAGCATGTCCTCGTCCAGCCCTTCGAGCGTGCGCGCGC contains:
- the zwf gene encoding glucose-6-phosphate dehydrogenase, whose amino-acid sequence is MVSRVIPVDRFDLVIFGATGDLANRKILPGLFRRYCAGQIPEGSTIIGAARSEMTAEEFRDQTRAAIAEFGGSKCDDEGALDGFLPMLDYVAIDAKGDGGWDDLKSKVRGDTVNAFYFSVAPALFGDLAERLHTRGIAGPEARIVVEKPFGRDLASAKALNAALAEYFDETQIYRIDHYLGKETVQNLMAVRFANILFEPLWNSQFVDHVQITVAETVGVGGRGSYYDKSGAMRDMVQNHMMQLLCLIAMEPPYHFDPDAVRDEKLKVIRALQPVQPADIVRGQYAASKDAPGYLEDAEDPESTTESYIAMKCHVANWRWVNTPFYLRTGKRLRARTSEIAITFKEPPHQIFDDAEGEWRENVLVIRLQPNEGMNLKMMIKEPGPGGMRLVQVPLDMSFAEALGDEADITDAYERLIMDVIRGNQTLFMRGDEVEAAWAWTDPIIEGWEARGDKPQTYDSGASGPDDALMLMHRDGRRWREIRE
- a CDS encoding DUF2478 domain-containing protein: MIGFITCQERGAADKLLAQLADRLLSQGRDVIGMVRAEVPQRFECEMHLRLLPEGETRTISQDLGQGAGACSLDAGALEEVVAQVGHALEMAQPGAIVILNKFGKQEAAGRGCRDLIAQAMASDFPVLLSVPPETRADFMTFAEGMAEEIVPEIQALEAFLSREGA
- a CDS encoding RSP_2648 family PIN domain-containing protein, which gives rise to MRVVLDACVLYPTVLREILIGAAKAGLYRPLWSARILEEWARAAARRAPADEAIARGEIALLRAGFPKAEISAQPGIEARLVLPDENDLHVLAVAIAGSADAILTFNAQDFPRGTLAGEGLERRDPDGFLWQLLSEHPEQMRAVTEAVRAEAERLSGEPQPIRALMKRARLPRFGKALAA
- a CDS encoding RSP_2647 family RNA methyltransferase — translated: MSQSEDTATRPTVRLRPKAEARAIRHGFPWVYADELVTDRRTKALAPGTIATLEDGERRPLATVTVNPNSKIIGRVMSRDAEAVIDRDWIAAKLTRALEMRARLFDAPFYRLVHAEADGLPGVIIDRFGDAAVIQPNAAWSEVMIADLEAALAEVTGVTTIIKNAAGRARTLEGLDEDMLTLRGGIEAPVEVPMNGAIYLADLMGGQKTGLFYDQRPNHAFAARLAEGARVLDVFSHVGGFALAALAGGATSALSVDASAPALDLATKGAAAMGMADRFATRQGDAFDTLDALGREGERFDLVICDPPAFAPAKPALQAGLRAYERIARMAAPLVEPGGYLVLCSCSHAADLSQFRAACTRGIGKAGRSAQLIHTGYAGPDHPMLPQLAESGYLKSLFFRLD